GACGCTATCATTTTTCAGTAGAATTTATGGATGAAACATCTGGTCTAATTGGCGTAGCACGCGATGAGAAGCAGTATGTCTATGACGATGAGACCTTTCATCTGAGTGATCTGTTGGTCGGCAGCGATATTCAAGTGAAGAAAGCATTGCCAGAAACCCGTGACGACCTGATCATCACACCCAATCCTGTTCGCACATTTTCACAGTCTGAATCGGTCTTTATCTATCTGGAACTGTATGATCTCCAGCGCGATGACTATGGCAATACCCAGTATGAGATCTCCTACACTATCGGCAAACCAGAGGTAGATGCGCTATCGCCCACATTATTCGCGTCTCACAGTCTGATTTCTACGATGGGTAAAACAGAGATAAATCTGGAGAGTGGACAAACAGATTATATGGCTGCTCAAGGGTTGCAGACCGGACTATCAGAGGATAGTGAGGAGGGCAGTAGCGCATTTTCCGATAGCGATATATGGGGCGAGACGAAGGTTTATACGAGCGGAGGTCAAGTCCATCACATCGCTGCTGAGGACTTGAAAATCAAGCGATCAAAAGATGGGGATTTAACGCGCACAGTAACAGCGAATTACGAAGGCAATCGAGAAGATGATTTCACGTATTTGCAGATTGATGTGAACCAGGTGCCTGAAGGAATTTATCAATTGACGGTATTGGCGAGGGACAAACAGACTGATCAGACGGATAGGAAATACGTTTATTTTCGCATCATAGAATAAATGGTCTTTCAAATAAGTTTTGTGTCTAAATCCACTGGCCTCCAGCCTACGCCGGAGTGACGAATGGCGGTTGTCATTATTCTTACTGACGCGATTGCGTGAAAAACTCAAGCAACGCAAAGGAAACACATCATGATCGACACAGCTATACTGGACCCGATTGCCATATTTCTCCTCGATACGACTATCAAGACCACCCTATTTATGGGTCTTGTTCTACTTGCCGTGTGGCTCCTGGACACGCGACAGGCAGCAAAGCGCAGTCTGCTTTTGAACTGGTGTCTTATCGGCGTGCTGGTCATTCCCATCGCATCTTTGTGTATGCCTTCAATGCGTTTTCAATTTGATTCGCCAGCACCGTTTTCAGAACCGGTAATTCCATTCGTCCAACCTGTTGCTGCGTCCGAGACCACTCTGACAAAATCCACACCTGAATTGCAGCAACAACGTGTGTATTCTGTATCAGGTGTGGTATCCCTAAATGAAGATTCTGTAGAAGGACTGGAAATCAGGGCTTTTCCAGTTGAAAGATCAAATGATCTTACTTATCCAAAAACAGACCACACAGATGCCAATAGTGTATATCGTTTAGACGATCTGGAGCCGGGGGAATATCACATTCTCGTGAGTTTACTCAAAAAAAAGGAAATAGACGGACGCGCGAAGACAATCCATTACCCCGTTCAATCTCAGACGCTGATAATCGAAGACCGCGATATAACGCGGAACTTTGACATCTCGAACGATATGTATTCTGTTTCAGGCGTGGTATCCCTGAATGACGGTTCTGTTGAAGGGTTAAAAATCATGGCCTTTTCAGCTAAAAGATCAAGCGGTCATATTTTTCCGAAAACAGACCGTACAGATACTAATGGTGCATATCGTTTGGACTACCTGGACCCGGGGGAATATCGCATTCTCATGAGCGGGCCCGAGCCCGAAGAATTGGAAATAGATGGTCACACGATGGCAATACATCACTCTGGTCAATCTCGAACAGTGGTAATCGAAGACCGCGATGTGACGCTGAATTTTGAGCCCCTCGGCGATGCGCGAATTACAGGTGTTGCAACTCACAATGGACAGCCTGTTTCAGGTGTTTATGTAAGCATCCATATTTTATCAGAGGATCCTGAGAATTTTGTCTCACTAAGCGGTACTGAAACAGATAAAGAGGGACGGTTTGGATTGCGCGATCTGCCTTCTGCGCGGATTGCCATCAGGTTTCGCAAAACTGACCACCTCGGTTCAGGTAGAAAACACTAGAGCAAAGTCGATACGATTGATCTGACGGATAAAAAAGAATTGAATTATATGGCGGAATTGGAAATGGAGGAACGCACGACATTGAGCCTGGGAGATATGGCACCCGAATTTGAGGTCAAACGGGTGGATGGATCAACATTTCGGCTCGCAGATTATCGGGGTAAAAAAGCCGTGTTGATCGATTTTTGGGCAACGTGGTGTGGCCCGTGCATCGATGAAATTCCTACAATTAAAAGAATTGCTGAAACATATCGAGATCAGGGTCTGGAAGTCGTAGGCGTGAGTTTGGATCGCGATGAGCAAACACTACGAAATTTTGTCCAAAAAGAAAAGCTGAGCTATGTGCAGGTATTTGACAAAGAAAAGGCGCGAGCAATTTCAAAATCCTACGGCGTATGGGGCATCCCATCGGCATTTCTGGTAAACCAAAATGGCGTCATCAACGCGCCGAATCTGCGCGGAGACCGCGTTGAAACTGCCGTGAAGGCATTATTGACCAATGGGCCTATTCCAGCTAAAAACTGAACCGACGAAAACTATTCACAGTATTCGCAAAAAAAGAGGATGAGAATGCGATTCACAGTTCATATTGGAATGATTGCGTTGGCCTGCCTATTTGTTTCTGGCTTATCCAGAGGTGAAACAACGATAGACACGCTGTTTCAGAACGCAATAGAGCAAGTCGGTGTGGTGAGCCATAGAGAAAGCATAAAATCTCTTGAAGAGATTATTTCCAAAGACAAAAAGTATGCACCTGCATACAACGAATTGGCCAAACTACATCTATTGGACCATAGTGTAAATAGCCGACAACGCGCAATGCGGATGGTAAAGCAGGCAATCGCAAGTGATCCCGACAATATTGAGTATCAGCTAACGCGCGGAAAGATTTTGTGGCATCAAGGCTTTCGGTCACGCGCATTCCACCAATTCAAGGACGTGACCGAAAAGCATCCCAACAATACAGATGTCCTCAACGGGCTGGGGATGTTCTGGGTATATGAGTTTCTCAGAGTAAAAGATAATGCCCAAACCCGGGATTTCAGGGGATTCGCTCAGGAAGCCAAACAAGAAGCTATTCAGGTCCTGCGAAAAAGCATCCAATTGGATGAGACCAACCAGCAACCCTATTATTTGTTGGGCATACTCTACTTTGAAGATAAATACTGGGATGCCTTTCATGCCCTGATGCAAACCCTGCGTGCGCAATATCCAGATGACAAAAATGCGCTCTTGTTCTGTGGCCTTGCCGCCTATCAGATTGGCGAATTCGATGAATCGCATGAATACTATCAACGCGCCCTTGACTTGATGAGTGTTGAAGAGCGCGAGTTACTGGACTCTATCGACCTGCTCGTGTCCGAAGAAAATCATGCATCCCGCGCGACACAGACGATTGACGCGCTCTTGAAACGCGAGATGTTTTGGAAGCGCCAGGATCCGCTCTATTTGTCAGAATTTAACGAAAGAAAGATGGCGCACTTTGGTCGTATGGCGTATGCGAATTTGCGATTCAGGCGGTTTTCTGATGATGTCGAGGGCTGGCAGACGGATATGGGGAAGACTTATATCAAATTTGGAAGATATAGAAAAAGAAAAACCTTTTTCTTTTCTGTAGGAAATGACCCGTATAGGGCATTTCATAGAATGATGGAAACATGGTATTACGAAACATTTAAGATCGAATATTGCGGGAATGGCAGTGATCGCTGGAGCTTCTGTGGTGGTTTTGAGATAGGACAACGTGGTTCTCGTTATTACCCGGGCTACTTCGACGAAGCCTCGCATCATACCTTCCGAAAAACAGCCCAACGCTTTGTCGATCCTTACCTCAATCGCAAATACACCCTCCCCTATCAGATCGCCACCTTTGAAGAACAAAACAGGATGCGCGTCGAACTCAGCTATATGATTCCCAAAAACCAATTAACAAAAAACCCAGAAACGGGCAAAGTGAGTTTTTGGGATGGCGTCTTCTTCTTTGATGAGCAGTGGAGCGATATGTATAACTATCGCAAGTTCAAGACCCTTACTTTTCCGAAGCCGCAACCAGCACAAAGCGCCGCAGCACGGCATCGCAACGATCACCTGTTAATCTCCCGCACGGTACCTGTACGCCAGAGCAGCTATCATTTTTCAATAGAATTTATGGATCAAACATCCGGTCTCATTGGTGTGGCACGCGACGAGAAACCCTTCGTATATAACCAGGAGACCTTCCACCTGAGTGATCTGCTCGTCGGCAGCGATATTCAAGCTAAGAAAGCATTGCCAGAAAGCCGCGACGACCTGCTCATCACACCCAATCCAGTCCGCACATTTTCAAAGTCTGAATCAGTGTTTATCTATCTGGAATTGTATGATCTCCAGCGCGACGATTTTGGCAGTACGCAATATGAGATCTCCTACACCATCGGCAAGCCAGAGGTAGATACGCTGTCGCCCACATTATTCGCGTCTCACAGTCTGATTTCTACGATGGGCAAAACAGAGATTGATCTACGCAGTGGACAAATAGCAGAAGCTCAGGGGTTGCAGACCGGACGGACAGAGGATGGCGAGGAGGGCAGTAGCGCATTTTCCGATAGCGATATATGGGGCGAGACGAAGGTTTATACGAGTGGCGGGCAGATCCATTACATAGCCGCTGAGGACTTGAAGATCAAAAGATCAAAAGATGGCAATTTAACTCGAACCGTGACAGCCTCTTACGAGGGCAATAGAGAAAATGATTTCACGTATTTGCAGATTGATGTGAATCAGGTGCCCGAGGGTATTTATCAATTGACGGTATTGGCGAGGGATAAGCGGACAGAGCAGACGGATAGGAAATACGTTTATTTTCGCATTGTAGAGTAAAGAGCGGATACTACTCTCGAACTTATATACTGCTCTTTACCCCACCCGCTCTGCGCCATTGACCGCTGAACAAACGTAAATCTCAGGCGTCAAACCAGTTGTCCTGGGATACCGCTCATTTATCGCATCTGTCAGGGCTGGCACAGCATCCCGGTCAACAATATTTACAGTACACCCCCCAAACCCAGCGCCAGTCATCCGTGCGCCGAGCACTCCTGGCACATTCAGGGCAATTTCCACCAGCAGATCAAGTTCATCTCCACTCACCTCGTAATCATCTCGCAAACTCTCGTGGGATGCGACCATCAACTGTCCAAATCCCGACAAATCCCCTTTCTTGAGCAATGCAACCGCCCGCTGCGTGCGTTCATTTTCCGTTATCACATGGCGGCACCGTTTCAAGACCATCTCCGACAACACACCACCGTAAACATCCAGCATCTCCATCGACACATCACGCAATGCTTGTATATCCGTCCCCATCGCCCGTGCGAGAAGCGAAACCCCACTTTCACACGCAGATCGCCGATTATTATACGCCGAATCCGTCAGCCCGCGCGTCACGCCCGAGTTGCAAATCACAATCTGCACATCATCGCCAAAAAGAGGGACAAGTTCAAACGAGAGATCGCGGCAATCGAGAAACAGCGCGTGACCTGCCCGGCCATTTGCCGAGATAAACTGATCCATGATCCCGCAATTAACACCCACAAAATGATTCTCTGCACGCTGTCCCAAAAGAGCCAGATCAGATCCACTTATTTCAATGCGGTTTAACACAACCATCCCCTTCCCCACCGCCATCTCCACAGCAGCCGAACTGCTCAGTCCGGCTCCCATAGGCACGTTGCCCACAATCGCCGCATCAAAACCACACAGCGAATGCCCGAGCTTTTGAAACTCGCGCACCACTCCCTTTGGATAATCCGCCCAATTGCCCTGTGCCTCCAATACATCATCGACCCGGAACTCAGTCACCTCTTCGTGCATTGCCGAGTAAATCCGCACCCGCGAATCAATTCTCGACCGTGCAGCAACAACCACCCAACGGTCAATCGCGGCGGGAAACACAAAGCCCTCATTGTAATCCGTGTGTTCCCCAATCAAATTGACGCGCCCCGGTGCCTGCACGACGACATCCGCTTTTCCCTCAAAAACCGATACAAAAACGTCTCGCGCCTGTGTGATAATAGGATGCACCATTGAAATTACCCCTTCTCAACTTTTCGCATCGCCCACCGGATCTCCTCTGCCGTCATATCCGGATCTGAGGGATTGATGAGATTCCCAAAAATATCTGCCCCCACCACATGCTTCCGCAAACCAGGTCCCCGCAAAAGCGACGTAATGTGAATTTGCATGTGATAACCGCGATCCACGCCATCTGTCGGAGCTTGCATCAATGCCAGAGTGTAGTGATACGGCGCGGCAAACAAACCGTCTAACCCGCCGAGAACATCGCGCAATCCCGCAGCCAGGCTGCGCCGTTCTTCCCCATCCAAATCCAACAAACTCGCAGCGTGTGCCTTCGGCACAATGATCACATCGTAGGGGAATTGTGCGGCAAACGGAACATAAGCCAACACATGAGGACGATCAATGAGAATTCGCCGTCCATCTCCGACTTCGACTCGATTGGCATCGCACACAAAACAACGCCCCGTTTTCTCGCGATGGGATTCAAACATAGCCAATTGCGGTTTCACCATCAGATCGGGAACCTCGCAATACGCATAAACCTGTCCATGCGGATGCGGTTGAGAATTGCCCATCACCGTGCCCGAATTCTCAAAAATTAGCGGATACACAATCTCTGGCACCTTCCCCAACCGGTCGTAAATCTCTGCCCATGCGTCAACCACCTGAACGAACGCGTCCAAAGACAGCGTTGACAAACGCTGGGCGTGATTGGGCGTATAGACCACCACCTCGCACACGCCCCGAGAGGTGCGCGAGAGGTAGGGTCCCAATTGCGCCTGCGTTTGATAGGCATCCAATACCAGCGTGGGAAAATCGTTCTCAAATGTCCACACACCCTTGTAATCTGGATTCACATCACCCGACGTTCGCGTATTTCCGGGGCAGAGATAGCATTCGGGATCATAAACCATATCATCTGATCCCTCCATAGACTGCGTTTCTCCGCGCCAGGGCCTGTCTGCGCGATGGGCAGCGATATTGACCCACCGATTCCAAAAAGGATTGAATCGTTCTTCCTGCACAACTCGATAGCCGCATGGATGGAGCCTATGCCAGTGCCAGGCGGACTCCAGCAACTCGTGCAGCGTTTCTCTCGCAGCCCACCCCATATCGCGCTGAATGCGACTCACATCGGCAATAAGCGTTGCGGGATCGCCACTTCGCCGCGGTCCAATCGCTTCGGGAATCTCATGACCGGTTACTTCGCGTGCAGCCTCCAAAATCTCCCGCACACTCACGCCCTGCCCCCTGCCGAGATTGTACGTCGCAGAACGACCCCCTGCCAACAACATATCCAGGCTCTTAATATGTGCATCGGCCAATTCCACCACAGAAATATAATCTCGTACAGCCGTGCCATCGGGGGTTGCATAATCATCTCCAAATACAGTTATCTTCTCGCGCTGCCCCAAAGCCACTTGCAAAACAATGGGGATCAAATGCGTCTCGGGATCGTGATCTTCACCAATCAACCGCGAAGGATCGGCACCTGCGGCATTAAAATAGCGGAGAACAACATATCTTCCACCAGCCTCTCGCTCGGCATAGAGCAGCATGCGTTCATCCATCATTTTAGTAACGCCATAAACATTCGTGGGAATTTTTAGCAGAGCAATATCTTCTTCGGAGAGTTTGAAAGCGATGTGTTTTTTATACCACCCCAAAAGTGTCTCAAAATCCACCGCAGCGGGCATTAACTGGCTTTTCTCAAAGCCGCCATCAGTGATCCAGTTCTGCTGATAATTTTCCTTCAGCGGAATGTGTTCTGCGCGGGGTTCGCCATACGTCGCCGCCGTAGATGATTTCACAATGGGAACGCCCTTGCCCACATCCAACAAATTCTGAAAAGCAATCACATTATTCTCAAAATACCTGTACGGCTCATCCTGGGATTCTCCCACCAGCGTCCTGGCGGCAAAATCGATAATGCCACAAAAATTGTGTCTCTCAAAAACAGAGACCAGAGCACGACTATCGAG
The genomic region above belongs to Gemmatimonadota bacterium and contains:
- a CDS encoding TlpA family protein disulfide reductase, whose translation is MAELEMEERTTLSLGDMAPEFEVKRVDGSTFRLADYRGKKAVLIDFWATWCGPCIDEIPTIKRIAETYRDQGLEVVGVSLDRDEQTLRNFVQKEKLSYVQVFDKEKARAISKSYGVWGIPSAFLVNQNGVINAPNLRGDRVETAVKALLTNGPIPAKN
- a CDS encoding GWxTD domain-containing protein encodes the protein MRMRFTVHIGMIALACLFVSGLSRGETTIDTLFQNAIEQVGVVSHRESIKSLEEIISKDKKYAPAYNELAKLHLLDHSVNSRQRAMRMVKQAIASDPDNIEYQLTRGKILWHQGFRSRAFHQFKDVTEKHPNNTDVLNGLGMFWVYEFLRVKDNAQTRDFRGFAQEAKQEAIQVLRKSIQLDETNQQPYYLLGILYFEDKYWDAFHALMQTLRAQYPDDKNALLFCGLAAYQIGEFDESHEYYQRALDLMSVEERELLDSIDLLVSEENHASRATQTIDALLKREMFWKRQDPLYLSEFNERKMAHFGRMAYANLRFRRFSDDVEGWQTDMGKTYIKFGRYRKRKTFFFSVGNDPYRAFHRMMETWYYETFKIEYCGNGSDRWSFCGGFEIGQRGSRYYPGYFDEASHHTFRKTAQRFVDPYLNRKYTLPYQIATFEEQNRMRVELSYMIPKNQLTKNPETGKVSFWDGVFFFDEQWSDMYNYRKFKTLTFPKPQPAQSAAARHRNDHLLISRTVPVRQSSYHFSIEFMDQTSGLIGVARDEKPFVYNQETFHLSDLLVGSDIQAKKALPESRDDLLITPNPVRTFSKSESVFIYLELYDLQRDDFGSTQYEISYTIGKPEVDTLSPTLFASHSLISTMGKTEIDLRSGQIAEAQGLQTGRTEDGEEGSSAFSDSDIWGETKVYTSGGQIHYIAAEDLKIKRSKDGNLTRTVTASYEGNRENDFTYLQIDVNQVPEGIYQLTVLARDKRTEQTDRKYVYFRIVE
- a CDS encoding galactokinase, whose protein sequence is MVHPIITQARDVFVSVFEGKADVVVQAPGRVNLIGEHTDYNEGFVFPAAIDRWVVVAARSRIDSRVRIYSAMHEEVTEFRVDDVLEAQGNWADYPKGVVREFQKLGHSLCGFDAAIVGNVPMGAGLSSSAAVEMAVGKGMVVLNRIEISGSDLALLGQRAENHFVGVNCGIMDQFISANGRAGHALFLDCRDLSFELVPLFGDDVQIVICNSGVTRGLTDSAYNNRRSACESGVSLLARAMGTDIQALRDVSMEMLDVYGGVLSEMVLKRCRHVITENERTQRAVALLKKGDLSGFGQLMVASHESLRDDYEVSGDELDLLVEIALNVPGVLGARMTGAGFGGCTVNIVDRDAVPALTDAINERYPRTTGLTPEIYVCSAVNGAERVG
- the galT gene encoding galactose-1-phosphate uridylyltransferase, with translation MMDAVLVTGGAGYVGSHAVRRLLEDHRRVVVLDDLSTGHREVVTLFERVYGPEQFCFEHVNLLDSRALVSVFERHNFCGIIDFAARTLVGESQDEPYRYFENNVIAFQNLLDVGKGVPIVKSSTAATYGEPRAEHIPLKENYQQNWITDGGFEKSQLMPAAVDFETLLGWYKKHIAFKLSEEDIALLKIPTNVYGVTKMMDERMLLYAEREAGGRYVVLRYFNAAGADPSRLIGEDHDPETHLIPIVLQVALGQREKITVFGDDYATPDGTAVRDYISVVELADAHIKSLDMLLAGGRSATYNLGRGQGVSVREILEAAREVTGHEIPEAIGPRRSGDPATLIADVSRIQRDMGWAARETLHELLESAWHWHRLHPCGYRVVQEERFNPFWNRWVNIAAHRADRPWRGETQSMEGSDDMVYDPECYLCPGNTRTSGDVNPDYKGVWTFENDFPTLVLDAYQTQAQLGPYLSRTSRGVCEVVVYTPNHAQRLSTLSLDAFVQVVDAWAEIYDRLGKVPEIVYPLIFENSGTVMGNSQPHPHGQVYAYCEVPDLMVKPQLAMFESHREKTGRCFVCDANRVEVGDGRRILIDRPHVLAYVPFAAQFPYDVIIVPKAHAASLLDLDGEERRSLAAGLRDVLGGLDGLFAAPYHYTLALMQAPTDGVDRGYHMQIHITSLLRGPGLRKHVVGADIFGNLINPSDPDMTAEEIRWAMRKVEKG